Below is a genomic region from Rubrobacter aplysinae.
GTACCCTCCTGGTTTCGGGCTTCCGCGCGAGCCCGGCGCCTCTCGCCCTGCTTTTCACGCAGGGCCGACGCGCCATCCATCAGTCCCGAGCCTGAGCTGCCCAGAAATTCCCGTGACTTTAGTAGAGCCTGCTCGGCCGTTACCCCGGTCAGTAACAATAGGCCGGCCACGTACAGCAGGACTAGTAACAGCACGGCCCCGATAATCCCGGCGACGCTATATACCGCCGCGTACACCAGGCTGCCGACGAGGCCTCCGTGCTGCATGTACGTCCCCGGCTCGAAGCGTTCTCCGGCTGTCATGGGAGCGGCCAGCGTAGAAGCTGCGGCCACGAACAGCAGAGAGGCCCCGGCCAACCTCCGGTAATCCGGCGGGCCTACGAGGAGCAGAATTCCGGCGACGGCCATCGCGGGCGGCACGAAAAGCCCCGCCGCGCCCATGAGATACCGGAACCCGGTCATCCCGCTCTCTCCGAGAACCGCTCCACGCCCCGTTATGAAAGCCGCCGTCAGGAATAGCCCGACCACGAGCAAAACCACACCCAGCGCCTTGCGGGTCAGAAGCGGGTTCGGCGTCGGCTCCTTCTTCGAGGCGTGACCGCCCCTGGCGGCGGGCTTCCTCCCACCGCCGGAGGCTCCCTTCGGCCGGGCCCCGCTCTTGTGAGTCTTGGACGCCTTGCTCCCGCCGCCCGCACCGGATTTTGCCCGCGAACTCTTGTTCGTAGCCATGCCCTTAGTTTAGCGCAGCGTCCGCCGCGCCATAAGCCGGGGCCTCATGTAGTGGTCCCCGCCGGCTACACCTCAACTATTAGCGGCAGTATTATGGGTCGCTTCTGGGTACGCTGGTTCAGGAAGCCCGAGAGGTCGCGCCGGATCTCGGTTTTGAGGTCGCCCCAGTCCGTGATCTGCTTCTTGGCGGTCCGGTCCAGGGTCTTGGAGACGACGCCTATGGAATCGCCGACCAGCCCGTTCGCCTCCTGCTGGTTTACGAAGCCGCGCGAGATCACGTCCGGCTCCCCGAGCAGCTGCCCGTTCTGGGCGTTAATTCTGGCTATGACGATGAACATTCCGTCTTCGGAGAGCTGCTGGCGCTCGCGCATTATGGAGTCCGAGGTGTCGCCGAACGTCGCGCCGTCCACCAGGAACATACCCGCCGCGACGTTGTCTATCTGGCGGGCCTGGCCGTCACCGTAGAACTCCACGCAGCCGCCGTTTTCGAGCACGAAGATGTTCTCTTCCGGGATGCCCATGGACTTCGCGGTCTGGACGTGATGGAACTGGTGCTTGTACTCGCCGTGTACCGGCACGAGATACTTCGGGTTCAGCAGAGACAGCATGGTCTTCTGCTCCTCCTGGGAGGCGTGGCCGGAGACGTGCACCGCCTCCAGCGGGCTGTAGTGGACGTGCGCGCCGCGCTTCATCAGGTTGTTTATCGTGCGGGACACGCCCTTCTCGTTACCCGGTATGGGGTGGGCGGCGATTATTACCGTGTCGCCGTCGCCGGCCTCTATGGTCTTGTGCGCGCCGTTCGCTACGCGGGAGAGCGCGGCCAGCGGCTCGCCCTGGGAGCCGGTCATCAATATTACGATGTCCGAGTCCGGGACGTTTGCGATGTCGCGTCCCTCGACCATCATCGAGGACGGCAGATCTATGTAGCCGAGCTCGCGGGCTATACCGACGTTACGCACCATCGAGCGCCCGGCGACCCCGACGAGGCGGCCGTGACGCTTCGCCGCCTCGACGACCTGCGAGATCCTGTGCAGGTGAGACGCGAACGAGGCCACGATCACACGCCCCTCGGCCCCGGCTATGAGACGATCCAGCGTAGCCGCAACGTTCTGCTCCGAAGGGGTGTGGCCGGGACGTTCGCTGTTGGTCGAGTCGCCGAAGTAGGCGAGCACGCCCTCGTTGCCGATACCGGCGAGGCGGGCGAGGTCCATCCGGCGGCCGTCTATCGGGGTATGGTCTATCTTGTAGTCGCCCGAGAAGACCAGGGTGCCCTGATCCGTCTTTATGGAGACGGCGCAGGCGTCCGGGATGGAGTGGTTGACCTCTATGAACTCCAACCCGAAGCCGGCGAGCCGCTGCTTGTCGCCGCCCTTGACCTCGCGCAGGTCACCTTTCTTTATGCCGAACTCCTGGAGCTTGGATCTTATGATGCCGAGTGTGAGCTTGGTCGCGTACACCGGCACGTTGAACTCGCGCAACAGGTACGGGATCGCACCCACGTGGTCCTCATGGCCGTGGGTTACGACTATGCCCTTGAACTCCTGCGAGTGCTCCCGGATGTAACTAAAGTCCGGCAGTACCAGGTCTATGCCGGGCATCTCCTCGTCCGGAAACGACATCCCGGCGTCCACCAGAATCATGCCGCTATCCTGCCGCACGGCGGTCATGTTCTTGCCGATCTCCCCCAGACCTCCCAGGGGCATTACCTGTACGTTCTTGCTCTTGCCGTTTCTTTCGTTTGCCACTATCTCTATTGCCTCCTTTGCGAGCGCAAAGGCCGCAGCGCATCATGCGCTAATGTCGGGTTACGACCCGGGCACCGGAACGCCATCCCACTCTTGTACGGCGGGACATAGCGTTTCCCGGCTCCGGATCGCAACCGGCCTCCGCTTCGCTAGTTTTCGTCAGTTCTTATTCAGCTCTTTTGGCTCTTTATTTAGTTCTCGTTCAAGAAACGTCCGAGGTCGAGCTCTTCCGGTCCGACCGCGGAGAGATACATCCTCTCCGGCTTCAGGTGCTCCCTGGCAAGACGCTGTATATCCTCCGCCGTTACGGACTCTATGCGGTTCGAGATCTCCTCGGGTGTGAGAAGCTCCGCGCCCGTGATTACGCTCCGCCCCATGCGCGTCATGCGGGCCGAGGTGTTTTCGAGCGCCATTAGAGTCTGGCTCTTGAGCTGCTCGCGGGTGCGCCTGAGCTCTTCCTCGCCGATCTTCTCCTCCTGGATGCCCCGGAGCTGCTCGGCTATGACCTGTACCGCCTCCTCGACGTTCCCTGTCGTGGAGCCGACGTAGATCTTGTTCGCCCCGGCGTCCGAGAAGCCCTCGTGGAACGAGAATACCGCGTATGCCAGGCCGCGCTTCTCGCGCACCTCCTGGAACAGCCGGCTCGACATCCCGCCCCCGAGCACGTTGTTCAGCGCCGCCATCGCGTAGCGGTCCTCGCTCTTGGCGGGTAGCCCGAGAGAACCGAGCGCCACGTGGTACTGTTCGGTGTCCTTATACTTGTAGAAGAAGCGGCTATCCGGCTTTTCGACCCGCGATCCCCGGTGCGAGGACTCGCCCTGCGGCAGACCGCCGAGGCTCTCCTCCGCCATCCTTTCGAGCTCTTCGGGATCGAGGTTGCCCGCCGCCACGACGAACACGTTGGAGCCGTTATAGGTATTGTCGTGGAAGCTCATCAAGGTGTCGTGGTCCACGCCGCGCACCGTCTCCGCAGAGCCGATTATGGACTTTCCGAGGCCGTCGCCGTGGAACACGAGGCTCGCGAGGTACTCGTCGGCCATCTGGTCCGGCCGGTCCTCGTACATGCGAATCTCCTCGACTATGACCTCGCGCTCGCGTTCGAGGTCAGCGAGGGTCGGGCGCCGGATCATGTCTGACATGATCTCCATCGCCGAGCCCACGTGCTCGGGCAGGAAACGGGCGAAGAGCATCGTGTACTCCTCGCCGGTCGCGGCGTTCTCCTGCGCGCCAATGCCCTCGAACTCCTGGGCTATCTTCAAGGCGTCACGGTCGGGGGTACCCTTGAACAGCATATGCTCCATGAGGTGCGTGATCCCGGCGACCTCGTCCCGCTCGTCGCGGCTTCCGGCCCGGATCCAGACCCCGAGCGCAACGCTGGTTGCGCCCGGCATCCTTTCCGACAACACCCTCACGCCGTTTGGCAGGGTCTTTACCCTGACCCCGCCTCCGGCGTCCGCCGCTCCGTTGGAACCACTACTCTGAGCCATCTCTAGCTTTCCACCCGCTCTAGCGAGATCTTCTTGTTCTTGTCTATCTCCAGCACCCGGACTTTGATGGCATCGCCCTCGCTGACCACGTCCTCGACGTTCTCCACGCGCTCGTTGCCCGGCGCGAGCCGCGAGATGTGCAAGAGCCCGTCCCGTCCCGGCGTAAGCTCCACGAAGCAGCCGAAGTTGGTGATCTTTACGACCTTGCCGTTGTAGATGTCTCCGGCCTCGACGTCCTTGGTCATCGCGTTGATGGCCGAGATCGCCTCCTTCGCCGACACGCCGTCCACGCCCGCGACGTACACCGTGCCGTCGTTCTCGACGGAGATGTTGACGCCGTAGTTCTCCTGCAGGGAGTTTATGGTCTTGCCGCCGGGACCGATGAGCATCCCGATCTTGTCCGTGTCGATCTTGAACACCTCGACGCGCGGCGCATAGTCCGACACCTCCTCGCGGGGCTCTGCGATGGCCTCGTGCATGGTGTCCAGGATCTCCAGGCGGCCCCTCTTGGCCTGATCCAGCGCCTCCTGCAAGAGCTGCGCCGAGACGCCCGTGATCTTCATGTCCATCTGTAGCGCGGTGATGCCGTCCCGCGTACCGGCGACCTTGAAGTCCATGTCGCCGAGGTGGTCCTCCAGGCCCTGGATGTCGGTGACGATCACGTAATCGTCGCCTTCCTTGACCAGCCCCATCGCAACGCCCGCCACGGGGGCCTTGATCGGCACACCGCCGTCCATCAGCGCCAGAGTCGAGCCGCAGACGCTCGCCATCGAGGAGGAGCCGTTTGACTCCAGCACCTCAGAGATGATGCGCAGCGCGTACGGGAACTCCTCGTCCGAGGGCAGCACAGGCACGATTGCCCGCTCGGCCAGCGCGCCGTGGCCGATCTCCCGCCGCCGCGGCGGCCCGAGACGCCCGGCCTCGCCGGTTGAGTACGGCGGGAAGTTGTAGTGGTGCATGTAACGCTTGGTCGTGTCCGGCTCCAGCGTGTCGAGCTTCTGGGACAGGCCAAGATCCGCCAGCGCGAGCGAGGAGAGAACCTGTGTCTCACCGCGGCTGAACAGCCCGGTGCCGTGGACCCGCGGCAGCACGTCCGTCTCGGCGGAGGTCGGCCGGATCTCGTCGAACGCCCGCAGGTCGGTGCGCTTGCGGTCCTCAAGCATCAGCGACCGGAACGCCTCTTTCTTTAGCGTATCCAGCGCGTCCTTTACCTGAGGGACCTCTTCTTCCTCGCGGCCTTCCACGAGCTCGTCCTCCAGGTCGTCCAGCGCGGTGCGCCGCGCCCGGCGGTCGGTGTTGACGATCGCTTCCTTGATGCGGTCGAAGTGGCCATTACGCAGCTCGTCCACGAACGGGTTGGCCCCGGCCCCGGTCTCGAACTGCTGCTTGGGCTTGCCGTGCTCGGCGGCCCAGCCTTCTATGGCCTCGACCTGCGAGGTGATGGTCTGCTGCGCGAGCTGCAGGGCCTCCACCATGACGTCCTCGGTTACCTCGTTGGCCCCGGCCTCGACCATCGTGATGGCTTCCTTGGTGCCGGCTACGACGAGGTCCAGATCGCTCTCGCCGATCTCCTCGTAGGTCGGGTTCAGCACGAACCCGCCGTCGGGCTTGCGCCCGACGCGCACGGCCCCGATCGGGCCGTCATACGGTATGTCCGAGAGCGCGAGCGCGGCCGAGGCCCCGACCATGCTCACGGTGTCGAACGGGATGCTCTGGTCGGCGACGAGGACCGTGCCGATCACCTGTATGTCGTAGTAGTAGTTCTTAGGGAACAGCGGCCGCAGAGGGCGGTCGGTAAGCCGCGCCGTGAGCGTACCCCGCTCCGAGGGCCGGCCCTCACGCTTGATGAAACCGCCCGGGATCTTGCCCGCCGACGACATCCTCTCCTCTACGTCAACGCTCAGGGGCAGGAAAGTGGCCCCCGGTCGCGGCGACTCCGAACGGGTCGCGGTGGTAAGCAGCATGGTGTCGCCGAGCCGGGCCGTGACGGAGCCGCCG
It encodes:
- a CDS encoding ribonuclease J — translated: MANERNGKSKNVQVMPLGGLGEIGKNMTAVRQDSGMILVDAGMSFPDEEMPGIDLVLPDFSYIREHSQEFKGIVVTHGHEDHVGAIPYLLREFNVPVYATKLTLGIIRSKLQEFGIKKGDLREVKGGDKQRLAGFGLEFIEVNHSIPDACAVSIKTDQGTLVFSGDYKIDHTPIDGRRMDLARLAGIGNEGVLAYFGDSTNSERPGHTPSEQNVAATLDRLIAGAEGRVIVASFASHLHRISQVVEAAKRHGRLVGVAGRSMVRNVGIARELGYIDLPSSMMVEGRDIANVPDSDIVILMTGSQGEPLAALSRVANGAHKTIEAGDGDTVIIAAHPIPGNEKGVSRTINNLMKRGAHVHYSPLEAVHVSGHASQEEQKTMLSLLNPKYLVPVHGEYKHQFHHVQTAKSMGIPEENIFVLENGGCVEFYGDGQARQIDNVAAGMFLVDGATFGDTSDSIMRERQQLSEDGMFIVIARINAQNGQLLGEPDVISRGFVNQQEANGLVGDSIGVVSKTLDRTAKKQITDWGDLKTEIRRDLSGFLNQRTQKRPIILPLIVEV
- a CDS encoding M16 family metallopeptidase, with product MAQSSGSNGAADAGGGVRVKTLPNGVRVLSERMPGATSVALGVWIRAGSRDERDEVAGITHLMEHMLFKGTPDRDALKIAQEFEGIGAQENAATGEEYTMLFARFLPEHVGSAMEIMSDMIRRPTLADLEREREVIVEEIRMYEDRPDQMADEYLASLVFHGDGLGKSIIGSAETVRGVDHDTLMSFHDNTYNGSNVFVVAAGNLDPEELERMAEESLGGLPQGESSHRGSRVEKPDSRFFYKYKDTEQYHVALGSLGLPAKSEDRYAMAALNNVLGGGMSSRLFQEVREKRGLAYAVFSFHEGFSDAGANKIYVGSTTGNVEEAVQVIAEQLRGIQEEKIGEEELRRTREQLKSQTLMALENTSARMTRMGRSVITGAELLTPEEISNRIESVTAEDIQRLAREHLKPERMYLSAVGPEELDLGRFLNEN
- a CDS encoding polyribonucleotide nucleotidyltransferase — translated: MRLEIPVGERTLVLETGKLAKQAGGSVTARLGDTMLLTTATRSESPRPGATFLPLSVDVEERMSSAGKIPGGFIKREGRPSERGTLTARLTDRPLRPLFPKNYYYDIQVIGTVLVADQSIPFDTVSMVGASAALALSDIPYDGPIGAVRVGRKPDGGFVLNPTYEEIGESDLDLVVAGTKEAITMVEAGANEVTEDVMVEALQLAQQTITSQVEAIEGWAAEHGKPKQQFETGAGANPFVDELRNGHFDRIKEAIVNTDRRARRTALDDLEDELVEGREEEEVPQVKDALDTLKKEAFRSLMLEDRKRTDLRAFDEIRPTSAETDVLPRVHGTGLFSRGETQVLSSLALADLGLSQKLDTLEPDTTKRYMHHYNFPPYSTGEAGRLGPPRRREIGHGALAERAIVPVLPSDEEFPYALRIISEVLESNGSSSMASVCGSTLALMDGGVPIKAPVAGVAMGLVKEGDDYVIVTDIQGLEDHLGDMDFKVAGTRDGITALQMDMKITGVSAQLLQEALDQAKRGRLEILDTMHEAIAEPREEVSDYAPRVEVFKIDTDKIGMLIGPGGKTINSLQENYGVNISVENDGTVYVAGVDGVSAKEAISAINAMTKDVEAGDIYNGKVVKITNFGCFVELTPGRDGLLHISRLAPGNERVENVEDVVSEGDAIKVRVLEIDKNKKISLERVES